A region of Ignatzschineria larvae DSM 13226 DNA encodes the following proteins:
- a CDS encoding peptidoglycan DD-metalloendopeptidase family protein has protein sequence MRPGDSLSKIAKQHNMSVKELQQLNNISNPNLIKAGQTLVVKGKAGEVPVASTAASSNANPQPLPKRNNTVVTPAASPAPKDKVTTPVKNWRKPTAGNVVRTYNPNIPGQKGIQIAGTLHQPIVAANDGEIVFAGAGNSGYGQLIIIRHNANTYSAYGYLSSINVKEGRKVKKGEQIGTMGNSFDGRTVLYFEIRTQGQTVNPMNYI, from the coding sequence GTGCGCCCCGGTGATTCATTAAGCAAAATCGCTAAACAACACAATATGTCGGTCAAAGAATTACAACAATTAAATAATATCTCTAACCCCAATCTTATTAAAGCGGGGCAAACATTAGTTGTCAAAGGCAAGGCTGGTGAGGTACCTGTAGCTTCCACTGCTGCAAGTAGTAATGCTAATCCACAACCGCTTCCTAAACGCAATAATACTGTCGTAACGCCGGCAGCGTCTCCTGCACCTAAAGACAAAGTCACTACACCGGTAAAAAATTGGCGTAAACCCACTGCAGGAAATGTCGTTCGCACTTATAACCCCAATATTCCCGGACAAAAAGGAATTCAGATTGCCGGCACATTACACCAACCGATTGTAGCCGCTAATGATGGAGAAATTGTCTTTGCAGGTGCCGGTAATTCTGGCTATGGCCAACTCATTATTATTCGCCACAATGCCAATACCTACTCTGCTTATGGCTATCTCTCCTCTATCAATGTTAAAGAGGGCCGTAAAGTCAAGAAAGGTGAACAGATCGGAACAATGGGTAATAGCTTTGATGGCCGAACAGTACTCTATTTTGAAATCCGCACACAAGGGCAAACGGTTAATCCGATGAATTATATTTAA